The following nucleotide sequence is from Streptomyces pactum.
GGGTGAACCGGATCGCCACCTCGGAGGCGATGACGTTGCTGGACAGGTTGGGGGTGACGATCGGGCTGACCAGCCGGCTGCTCTTCTCGGCCGCGACGGTGTCCACCACGTCGGTGACCGAGTCCAGGTTGCCGAAGTTGGAGCTGACCACCACCGCGACGGAGGACGGCTCCACGGTCAGGCGGGTGTCGAGCTTCTCGCCCTCCAGCAGCCCGGCGGCGCGCAGCGCGTCGTGCGCCACCACCAGGCCGAGGTGGGTGGCCCGGTCCTTGTAGCGCAGGCCCTTCTTGCCGATCCGCGCGGCCGGGTCCACCGGCTCGGTGCCGGGCTCGGCACGGCCGGGCAGGTCCGCCGGGGTCTCCACCCCGGGCAGGGCCAGGCCCACCCCGGTGATCACCGGGGTACGGGTGGCCTCGGGGGCCAGGACGGTCGTGCCGCTCATCGCGCACCCTCCACAATCGCCACGGCGTTGATGCCGCCGAATCCGAACGCGTTGACCTGAGCCAGCGAGACGTCCTCGGAGACCGCCTCGTCCCGCACGATGCGGAAGTTCTCGACCTCCTCCATCGGGCTGTCCAGCGAGATGGTGGGCGCGATCCGCCCGGTGCGCATGCTGTACAGCGCGGTGATCAGCGAGTGCAGGCCGGAGCCGCCGGAGGTGTGTCCGGTCATGGACTTCAGGGCGGTCATCACCGGCGTCTTCACGTCGTCGCCGAACACCTCGCCCATGGCGACCGCCTCGCCGAGGTCGTTGGCGGGGGTGCCGGTGCCGTGCAGCATGACCAGGTCGATCTCGGCCGGCTCCACCCCGGCCCGGCGGTGCGTGGCCCGCATGACCTCGGCGATCATGCCGGCGTCCGGGGCGGTGGCGTGCACCGCATCGCAGTTGACGCCGACGCCGCGCAGCCAGCCGCGGACGGTGCCGGACGCCGGCGGGGTGCGGCGCAGCACCACGGCCGCGGCGCCCTCGCCGAGGATGGTGCCCTTGCGGTTGACGTCGAAGGGGCGGACCGCGTCCGGCGGGACGGACTGCACCCGGTCCGCGATGGCGAACATCGACTCGGTGATGGAGTCGGTGCCGGCCACCACCACCGCCTCCGGGCCGCCGTCCTGCTGGAGCAGGTCGGTGGCGAGGGAGAGCGCGTAGAGCGAGGCGGAGCACGCGTTGGAGAAGGTGTGCGTGTTGCTCGCGTTGAACCGCTGCCGCAGCGCGGTGCCGAAGTGCAGCTCGCCGGCGGTCATCGGGTCGCCGTCGCGCCACCACCGCTCCACCGAGCGCAGCTCGCGCAGTCCGGTGCCGACCAGCACCGGGATGTCGCCCAGGTCCTCGTCCATCCCCGCGTCGGCGAGGGCCTGGGCGACGGCATCGAGCAGAAAACCGGTGGCCCGCTTCGCCGGTCCGGTCCGGTCCGCAATCTCGTACAGCTCACCGGCGGTGTACCAGTCCCTGGTGAACTCGCGCATCGGCGCGAGACCGCTCTTCGCCGCGCAGAGGTTCGCGAAGATCTCCTCTGCGTCCCGGCCGACACTGGCCACCGCGCCCACACCGGTGATGGGCCACCGCTCGGTCATCTGCTGATCCCCCTCGATCGTTCCACTGGATAGGGAGCCGCACGCCCCGCGACGCGGAGCGTGCCGCTTACTTGGCCGCAGCGGACTCGGCGACGACCTCGGTGACGCCCTTGAGGTTGACCATGCGGGAGAGCTCCGACTGGTCGATCGTGATCTTGAACTCCTTCTCCAGGGAGGCCAGGATCTCGATGGCGCGCAGCGAGTCGGCGCCGTGGTCCTCACGGAAGAGGCTGGTCTCGGTGACCTCGTCCTCCTCCAGCTCCAGGATCTCGCAGACGATCTCCTTGATTTTCTCGTAGCGCTCGTCGGTGGTCGCGGTCATGGAAGCCTCCACGGCAATGGGATACGGAAATTTCCACGTCTTCCCACAGCGAAAGAGCGGGAAGGAGAAAGTGGATTCGCAGGAACACTAGAGGCGCCCGAGCAGGGGCCAAGCCCACCCGACAGGAAGATGCCACAGCGGTTCGCGGGGACGCGTATTCGGTGCCGGCCGGGCGGCAGGTCGTTGTCACTGGAACGAAAGGCGCAACCGCCTCCGAGCTGGGAAGCGTTGGCAGGATGGGGCAGTGAGCAGGGTATTGATGTCACCTTCCTGCGAATGTGGTTGCCGCTGCGGAGCCCGCCTCCCTACTGTCCCAGGGAAAATATCCAGGTAAATGAGAGGTTGAATCAACGATGGCCAATGTCACGGCCGAGCGCGCCGCCACCATCAAGGAGATCGTCTGCGAGATCCTGGAGCTGGAGGAAGACGAGGTCACCGAGACCAGCCTCTTCCGTGAGGACCACGGCGCCGACTCGCTCCGGGCGATCGAGATCCTGGCCTCCCTGGAGAAGGAATTCAAGGTGACGATCGATCAGGCGGAACTCTCCCGCATGGTGAACCTCAAGGGCGTCTACGAGGTCGTTTCCGAGTCCGCCGGCTGGTAGTGCGGCCACGGCCGACGACCACCGCCGCGCCCGAATCACTTGGGGGAGCCATGACGAATATGCCAGTCGGCGCCGCACGCGACGCCGCGCACAGGGTGGTGCTGACCGGATTCGGTGTCTTCTCCAGCATCGGAGTGGGCGCCGCGGAGTTCGCCGAGGGCCTGCGCTCGGGGCGGAGCGGAGCGAAGCCCATCACCGTGTTCGACACCGAGGGTTTCGAGCACACCAACGGGTGCGAGATCCGTGACTTCGACCCCGGGGACTGGATCCACCGGCTCGACGTGACCCGGCTGGGCCGCGCCAGCCAGTTCTCCGTCGCCGCGGCCCGGATGGCCGTGCAGGACGCCGGGCTGGACCCGGCCGAGCTGCGCGACAAGCGGGGCCTGATCTCCATCGGCACCACCGACGGCGAGTCCTTCGACCTGGACCGCCTGGTCGCCAGCCAGCTCAGCGAGGGCTCGGCGAACATGGACAGCGCCATCGCCGGCCGCATCCGCGCCGGCCGGCTGTCCGCGTCCATCGCCCAGGAACTGGAGCTGGTGGACGTCGAGGCGGTGACCGTCCCGACCGCCTGCGCCGCCGGCAACTACGCCATCGGCTACGGCTTCGACGCGGTGCGCTCCGGCGAGGTGGACTTCGCCCTGTGCGGCGGCGCCGACGCCATGTGCCGCAAGACGTTCGCCGGCTTCTACCGGCTGGGCACCATCGCGCCCGAGAAGTGCCAGCCGTTCGACGTCGACCGCAAGGGCCTGCTCACCGGCGAGGGCGCCGGGGTGCTGATGCTGGAGAGCCTGGAGTCGGCGCTGGCGCGCGGCGCCCGGATCTACGCCGAGGTGCTCGGCTACGGCCTCAACTGCGACGCCGACCACCAGGTGGCGCCGCTGCAGTCCTCGGTGGCCGCCTGCATGGACCTGGCGCTGCGGAACGCCGGCGTCAAGCCCGAGGAGGTCGACCTGATCTCCGCGCACGGCACCGGCACCAAGGCCAACGACGTCACCGAGTCCCGCGCCATCCGCTCGGTGTACGGCGACACGCCGCCGCGCACCGTGTCGGTGAAGTCGATGCTGGGCCACACCATGGGGGCCGCCAGCGCGCTCGCCGCGATCGCCTGCTCGCTCGCCATCGTCCACGGGTTCATCCCGCCCACCATCAACCATGGCTCCACCGATCCCGAGTGCGAGATCGACTGCGTGCCGAACGAGGCCGTCGAGGCCGACCTGCGGATCGTCCAGAACAACGGGCTGGCCTTCGGCGGCAACAACGCCGTCGTCCTCCTCGGCCGGTACGAGGCATGACAGGGAGTGTGAGCACGATGACCGGACCACTGATCACCGGCTGGTCCGCGGTCTCGCCGTACGGCATCGGCCGCGAGGCGTTCGAGGAGGGGTTCCGCTCCGGCCGGTCCACGACCGTGCCGCTGGCCGGCGAGGACTGGCTCGGTGAGGACCGGGCCGACACCGAGGCGTGCCTGGTCCCCGGGTTCGTGATCAAGGAGGTGCTCGGCAAGAAGGGCACCCGCGCCATGGACCGGGTCACC
It contains:
- a CDS encoding beta-ketoacyl-[acyl-carrier-protein] synthase family protein, which codes for MTERWPITGVGAVASVGRDAEEIFANLCAAKSGLAPMREFTRDWYTAGELYEIADRTGPAKRATGFLLDAVAQALADAGMDEDLGDIPVLVGTGLRELRSVERWWRDGDPMTAGELHFGTALRQRFNASNTHTFSNACSASLYALSLATDLLQQDGGPEAVVVAGTDSITESMFAIADRVQSVPPDAVRPFDVNRKGTILGEGAAAVVLRRTPPASGTVRGWLRGVGVNCDAVHATAPDAGMIAEVMRATHRRAGVEPAEIDLVMLHGTGTPANDLGEAVAMGEVFGDDVKTPVMTALKSMTGHTSGGSGLHSLITALYSMRTGRIAPTISLDSPMEEVENFRIVRDEAVSEDVSLAQVNAFGFGGINAVAIVEGAR
- a CDS encoding acyl carrier protein, translated to MTATTDERYEKIKEIVCEILELEEDEVTETSLFREDHGADSLRAIEILASLEKEFKITIDQSELSRMVNLKGVTEVVAESAAAK
- a CDS encoding acyl carrier protein produces the protein MANVTAERAATIKEIVCEILELEEDEVTETSLFREDHGADSLRAIEILASLEKEFKVTIDQAELSRMVNLKGVYEVVSESAGW
- a CDS encoding beta-ketoacyl-[acyl-carrier-protein] synthase family protein encodes the protein MTNMPVGAARDAAHRVVLTGFGVFSSIGVGAAEFAEGLRSGRSGAKPITVFDTEGFEHTNGCEIRDFDPGDWIHRLDVTRLGRASQFSVAAARMAVQDAGLDPAELRDKRGLISIGTTDGESFDLDRLVASQLSEGSANMDSAIAGRIRAGRLSASIAQELELVDVEAVTVPTACAAGNYAIGYGFDAVRSGEVDFALCGGADAMCRKTFAGFYRLGTIAPEKCQPFDVDRKGLLTGEGAGVLMLESLESALARGARIYAEVLGYGLNCDADHQVAPLQSSVAACMDLALRNAGVKPEEVDLISAHGTGTKANDVTESRAIRSVYGDTPPRTVSVKSMLGHTMGAASALAAIACSLAIVHGFIPPTINHGSTDPECEIDCVPNEAVEADLRIVQNNGLAFGGNNAVVLLGRYEA